From the genome of Papaver somniferum cultivar HN1 chromosome 2, ASM357369v1, whole genome shotgun sequence, one region includes:
- the LOC113349633 gene encoding putative serine/threonine-protein kinase, which translates to MAGSFATIIGSAAGGVLLVLIVAGLLWYWLHYRKLSNKNSESSSDPSALVEWNRGGSVSVGGPALYGPQGARQFKLEELDQATKKFSETNFIGVGSFGLVYTGLLHDGTFAVVKRRSGAPRQEFVEEVCYLSDIQHRNLVTLLGYCQEDGSQMLVYEYLPNDSVCSHLYDNNGQESTTKLEFKQRLSIALGAAKGLCHLHSLKPPLVHKNFRTANVLVDENFIPKIADAGILRLLEKIEEAGPSSGTANENAFRDPEIEESRLLSESGDVYSFGVFLLELISGQEVSKISFSAPGESLIKWVESRLGLNSLVDNRLTSNFTSEGMKDLIRLTIGCLNKIGRWRPKMDMVVRELDRILEKEMTRTTVMGTGITTVVTPGSELFTSK; encoded by the exons ATGGCAGGGTCATTTGCCACCATCATAGGAAGTGCTGCAGGAGGAGTTCTACTGGTTCTGATAGTAGCTGGCTTACTATGGTATTGGTTACATTACAGGAAGTTATCGAATAAGAACTCAGAGAGTTCTTCAGATCCATCTGCTCTAG tggaatggaacagaggaggATCAGTTTCAGTGGGAGGTCCCGCACTATATGGACCACAGGGAGCAAGACAATTCAAACTTGAAGAATTGGATCAAGCAACTAAGAAATTCAGCGAAACCAATTTTATCGGAGTTggaagttttggtttggtttataCGGGTTTGCTCCATGATGGAACTTTTGCTGTAGTCAAAAGACGATCTGGTGCTCCTCGACAGGAATTTGTGGAAGAG GTGTGCTACCTCTCGGACATTCAACACCGTAACCTTGTTACTCTCCTCGGCTACTGTCAGGAAGATGGTTCTCAAATGTTAGTTTACGAATACTTGCCAAACGATAGTGTTTGTAGTCATTTATACG ATAATAATGGGCAAGAATCAACGACAAAACTAGAGTTCAAGCAAAGGCTTTCAATTGCTCTGGGAGCAGCTAAAG GTTTATGTCATTTGCACTCACTGAAACCGCCTTTAGTACACAAGAACTTCAGAACAGCAAATGTCCTAGTCGACGAGAATTTCATTCCTAAAATTGCAGATGCGGGGATTTTAAGACTACTGGAAAAAATTGAAGAGGCTGGCCCTTCATCAGGAACCGCTAATGAGAATGCTTTCCGAGATCCAGA GATTGAAGAATCAAGACTCCTCTCTGAATCGGGCGATGTATACAGCTTTGGAGTATTTCTTTTAGAGCTTATAAGTGGACAGGAAGTTTCAAAGATTAGCTTCTCAGCACCTGGTGAAAGCTTGATAAAATGG GTTGAATCCCGTCTGGGATTGAATAGCCTTGTGGACAATCGGCTAACCAGCAACTTCACTTCGGAGGGAATGAAAGATCTGATTAGGCTCACAATAGGTTGCCTAAATAAAATTGGAAGATGGCGACCGAAGATGGATATGGTTGTGAGAGAGCTTGACCGGATTCTCGAAAAGGAAATGACACGGACAACAGTTATGGGCACAGGTATTACTACAGTAGTTACTCCTGGGAGCGAATTGTTTACTTCAAAATAA